TTTGTAAAGTATTTATTGGTATATAAGATTTGTATATTCAGCAAAAAGGTTTTGTAGTATGGCACACTATAAGCTTGATGGGGCAAAATTTGAATCGCTTGAAGAATTAAAAGAAGTCATGTGGCAGCTGTATAAAGATAAAATGTCTCGTGAAGAATTTGAAAAGTATGTTGAACAGAACGTTCAAGTTAGCGAATAATTTTTTAAAATTTTGTCTATCACCTCACTAAACCCGCCAGGTCCAGTTTTTTTTGTTTTATGTATTACAGGGCATAGCTTCTTTATGGTTTTCCATAAATTTTTTCTTCCCACAAAATAGGCTTCATCAACTACAGTAAACATATCGGTGTCATTGATGCCATCGCCTATCGCATATGAGTATATGGTTGGATACTTTTCCCGGTACATTGTCTGTATAACCTGGACTGCATTACCTTTATTCACCGTGCTATCAATAATAGTAAAAAACCTTCCACCGGTTGTTATGGCAATACCATAGTGGGCAAGTTTTTTATTAATGCTTTCAATATCTAGTGGGTCAGGTGCTATGCATAACACAGATGCCATGCGTGTCATCATATCCTTAACTTCTTGTATGGAAAGCCCGGTATATGCCGATAGTTCCTGCAATGAAAGGCTATCTGCCCACTGTACATTACCACACACCTGTTCAATCACAGGCTTATACTGTGCCAACTGGTTTGTTGATTTACCAGAGATGGTGTAAGAGCCATCAGGATGAGCAATCCCCGCACCGTTTTCAAAGATAAACGGGTATGTAAGTGAAAGCGTTTTGTTTAGCTTCAGCATTTCAGCATACGTTTTGCTTGATACCAGAACAAGAGGTATGCCCCTGCCGACAAGTTTTTGTATTGCCGGCAGGGATAGCGTATATGAATATGTGGTGTAATCAAGAATGGTCCCGTCTATATCTGAAAATACAATAGGGAACACATCCATGCTTACTTTACCTGTTCATCTTCAGGCTTTACTAATAAAAATTCAACACGGCGGTTTCGCCTCCGGTTTTCAACGCTTGTGTTGGGTAAAAATGGTGATGTTTCCCCCATGCCGCGTGAAGATAAACGTTTTTTATCAATGCCCTTTTTAATAAGGTAATCCATAACCGACTGAGCTCGCGCTTCAGAAAGCTTCAGGTTATACTGTTCTTCGCCAATGTCATCGGTGTGGCCTTCAATCAGAACATTGTATTTTTCGTATTTATTCAATATCTCAGCAACCCTGTTTAAAATAGGGAATGCTTTTCCGGTTAATTTTGCACTGTCAAATGCAAATTCAATGTTACTGATGCGAATCTTCAATCCCCGTTCTGTCACCATGACCAGTACATCAATGGGTAACTTTATACGTTTTGTCTTTGCAAAATTTCCGGTTATATCGGTGGCCGATAGTTCCATGAAGTAATCCGCAGCAGATTCAACAAGCTCGTTGTTTACCCCAATGCCATCCCACTTGAGCTCTGCAGGCACTTCAGTGCCTTTGAATGTTTTAAAAACATATCCCGCTGGTGCATAAATTATCAATTCCCAGCTTCTGACTCCAACATTATCGTTAAGCGATGGGGTAATGGTGAGAATATCATTTTCCCCATCACCATCAGGTGAGAAAAGATCAGGTTCATAGGATAGATTAACTTCAGGTGGAGTGCTATCAATGGTAAACGTTTTTACAAATGACTGTGGATTATTGCCACTTAAATATTCAGCACTGAATCTGTAGCGATAGATGCCGTCATTAAGCTTTTCGCCTTTATCTGTTTTGCAGTCCCAGGTAATTGTTTTTGGCACTGATTGCCCTTGAGCCTGATATACAGGCTTGTCCTTTTCATTGGTTACCGATAGTTGCCATTTAACCAGGTCTTTGGTGTCAGAGACAATAGGAGTAAATACCATTGTGTTGTGTAATGCATATGAAAAATATTCCAGTGATGCGCTGATATCAACAGTCTGGTACTGGCGGGTTAAACTGATTTCCCGAATTGGAGCCTGTGCTTTATTGCCTGCATTGTCGGTGCATTGAATCTGATAGATATACAGGCCCTCAGGGACATCATTACCAGCGTCATCTTTCCCATCCCATACCAGTGTTTTAGGAATTTCAGCGCCCTGCCAGCTGTATTTTTTCACTGGCTTGCCCTCTTTATCAATAAAAGAAGCCTGCCACACATCGTTACCTTGGGTCTTTATTGTTTGCACTATCTTCAATGTGTCCTTACGGCCATCGCTATTTGGTGAAAAGAATCTGTCTTCAACAGCTAATTCAACAACGGGAGGAGTATTATCAATAGTAATTACACCGGTAACCTCTGGTGATATGTTATCACGCTCGTCCCATGCCATAAATGCATACACATAGTCACCATCCGGCAACACATTTGCATTAGTATCTGTGCCATCCCAGAAAATGGTTTCAGGCACCATGGCAGATTCCTTTGGAGTCCATATCTTTTGTATAAAGCTTTTTACTGTCAGCGATTCTTCAACATCTCTATCGCTTACCCTGAATTCCTTTACTACAGTTCCTGCTTCATTTTTGATCTGTAATCGCCAGCCGCCAATCTTACTTGCATCACTCACACTCAGATTAAATAGTACAAAATCCTGAACACCATCGGTATTGGGTGAAATATATCGCTGGCTTGCTTTTACAGCAGTTTGTGGTGGTTCCTTATCTAACCTGCCATAGCGCACTTGAGTGCCAACGTAATGGACAAAATCAGTCTTTTTATAGTGTACCAGTGCATAGTTGAATTCAGCCTGATATTCCTGCCCGGTCAGCCTGTAGCCGGCGCCTGCCGTGAAGTCAGCATATTCGTACGGCCCCGGTGCCATAAAACCCAAACGCACAATATATGTATTTTTATACATACCTTCGGCACCAACCTTTACTGCTATTTCATCATATTGTACAAACGAATAGTCATTAAGCAGGCTCACCTCAATGTCATTTCTTTTATACAGTGGGAGCGTAAAGCCTAACGTTACCTGATTCAAGTCGGCAAAATCACTGTCACTTCCCATGGGTAATCCTGCATTAAGAGCAATGCCAATGATTGGGGAATACACACCAAAACCTTTACCAATATCAGCATTAATTGCAGTTTGATACAAGCTGCCAAGAGTGATACCTGTAAAATATGCACCTGAGTTTGGGCCATTTCCCAAAAGAAATGATAGCGATGCACCCATTGAAAGACGCCGTGTAAATTCTTTGGCACCACCCAGCACAAACTGATAGCCATTGAGGGTGTCAGAGCCAGAAATCATCCTGAATGCGCCACCAATAACACCATATGAGGTGGGGAATCCTGCAACCACTGATGGGTTGTAGTAATCAAAAAGAAGATTGCCATAGTTGAATGATCCAATAAAACGCTCTTCTTTTGCAATAGCTGCCGGGTTTAGTAAGAAGGTGTCAGAGCCAA
This sequence is a window from Spirochaetota bacterium. Protein-coding genes within it:
- a CDS encoding HAD-IIB family hydrolase, whose amino-acid sequence is MDVFPIVFSDIDGTILDYTTYSYTLSLPAIQKLVGRGIPLVLVSSKTYAEMLKLNKTLSLTYPFIFENGAGIAHPDGSYTISGKSTNQLAQYKPVIEQVCGNVQWADSLSLQELSAYTGLSIQEVKDMMTRMASVLCIAPDPLDIESINKKLAHYGIAITTGGRFFTIIDSTVNKGNAVQVIQTMYREKYPTIYSYAIGDGINDTDMFTVVDEAYFVGRKNLWKTIKKLCPVIHKTKKTGPGGFSEVIDKILKNYSLT
- a CDS encoding OmpA family protein; this translates as MKIRFIIIAILLLRSVTQVFAASDGTALMLLGGSASMFGRADTGVAYLGSDTFLLNPAAIAKEERFIGSFNYGNLLFDYYNPSVVAGFPTSYGVIGGAFRMISGSDTLNGYQFVLGGAKEFTRRLSMGASLSFLLGNGPNSGAYFTGITLGSLYQTAINADIGKGFGVYSPIIGIALNAGLPMGSDSDFADLNQVTLGFTLPLYKRNDIEVSLLNDYSFVQYDEIAVKVGAEGMYKNTYIVRLGFMAPGPYEYADFTAGAGYRLTGQEYQAEFNYALVHYKKTDFVHYVGTQVRYGRLDKEPPQTAVKASQRYISPNTDGVQDFVLFNLSVSDASKIGGWRLQIKNEAGTVVKEFRVSDRDVEESLTVKSFIQKIWTPKESAMVPETIFWDGTDTNANVLPDGDYVYAFMAWDERDNISPEVTGVITIDNTPPVVELAVEDRFFSPNSDGRKDTLKIVQTIKTQGNDVWQASFIDKEGKPVKKYSWQGAEIPKTLVWDGKDDAGNDVPEGLYIYQIQCTDNAGNKAQAPIREISLTRQYQTVDISASLEYFSYALHNTMVFTPIVSDTKDLVKWQLSVTNEKDKPVYQAQGQSVPKTITWDCKTDKGEKLNDGIYRYRFSAEYLSGNNPQSFVKTFTIDSTPPEVNLSYEPDLFSPDGDGENDILTITPSLNDNVGVRSWELIIYAPAGYVFKTFKGTEVPAELKWDGIGVNNELVESAADYFMELSATDITGNFAKTKRIKLPIDVLVMVTERGLKIRISNIEFAFDSAKLTGKAFPILNRVAEILNKYEKYNVLIEGHTDDIGEEQYNLKLSEARAQSVMDYLIKKGIDKKRLSSRGMGETSPFLPNTSVENRRRNRRVEFLLVKPEDEQVK